A genomic stretch from Plasmodium cynomolgi strain B DNA, chromosome 8, whole genome shotgun sequence includes:
- a CDS encoding D123 (putative;~regulator of eIF2), translated as MITAHNGIHSDKGGIPQKGEVDEVVEVSEVGQVDEVGEVSEVGEVSEVGEVSEVSEVAQVDEATEAESMADDCLCVTHPLGDDSVLLSSFLYEYLMNNFETIHLILNSRKVKDSRWAQVKEKARELKMRMEDSGHGVKGEDGRGLRGYDQPLQRVRHIHLDGFLLLSTDEADVEYNHNLVNVGVDLNLDSGVATVISNECTLISRKWNYNLGGIVTGGCEMGDADPKEAQGGKGPNGGGQPYGADTSKGVATRTPAPARQNQLKMVLRRNAINAADAADATNTMKAPIPQGEEREIVDRVLSAIKFHSISGETNEIHRINAFLFDLFEPQFYNSTLKKSNSIRYKELYEQYHNIMIKSRHIKLNEEFIEYLLLDSIFLPSYVKRNRLRVVQEEDNEYSSFDSYSDASSGELEEVSHSDMKSAHMGCDTGMEEETGLKCHKNELTHDNIRDEKCEKRKRRNLFKSEQFRSQLEEIQQAIEALNGSAFLRVNYKNMRKGSFVNSFSLEVNTLYDALLMLKSCTDVYKTLKKKETNRDNYLSLSKYVNLNLCFLFDVYVYCNSVVAVSQKCLNYYFDFLSKPDVIEDIIHTINFFFKKHIKDTFPQDHYILQLYIHSLKKTNKKKILLINAKSWLFKNKHPIFTNKFLTNYLFTDGVDSPVEKDTHQGYPNGRGIYKMDASSFAVEPLTIRKRGSGEVHMATTTKERSQHFTQGMEKLGEDNQTGTAKEESQFDMFVCDDVLYYCITKDEAIYKKNANLYPKDLNYVKEGEIDIDSLLQTIKMQNDGAL; from the exons ATGATCACTGCCCACAATGGTATACACAGCGACAAGGGAGGAATCCCCCAAAAGGGTGAAGTAGACGAAGTAGTAGAAGTAAGCGAAGTAGGCCAAGTAGACGAAGTAGGAGAAGTAAGCGAAGTAGGAGAAGTAAGCGAAGTAGGCGAAGTAAGCGAAGTAAGCGAAGTAGCCCAAGTAGACGAAGCAACGGAGGCAGAAAGCATGGCGGACGACTGCCTGTGCGTGACTCACCCCCTTGGTGATGACTCTGTCCTGTTGAGTTCATTCCTTTATGAATATTTGATGAACAATTTTGAGACCATCCACCTGATTCTGAACTCACGTAAAGTGAAAGATTCTCGTTGGGCTCAAGTAAAGGAGAAGGCACGAGAATTGAAGATGCGGATGGAAGACAGCGGGCATGGAGTGAAGGGCGAAGATGGGAGAGGACTACGTGGTTATGATCAACCCCTCCAAAGGGTCCGTCATATACACCTGGACGGGTTTCTTTTACTCAGTACTGATGAAGCAGACGTGGAGTATAACCACAACTTGGTTAATGTAGGAGTCGATCTGAACCTAGACAGCGGCGTCGCGACGGTGATTTCTAACGAATGCACCCTGATTAGCAGGAAGTGGAACTACAACCTTGGCGGGATTGTCACGGGGGGGTGCGAGATGGGAGATGCCGACCCGAAGGAAGCacaaggggggaaggggccAAACGGGGGAGGTCAGCCATACGGGGCAGACACATCGAAAGGGGTAGCCACGCGAACCCCCGCTCCGGCAAGGCAAAACCAACTCAAAATGGTGCTCAGAAGAAACGCCATCAACGCTGCAGACGCCGCCGACGCCACGAACACCATGAAGGCCCCCATCCCGCAGGGCGAAGAGCGCGAAATCGTCGACCGGGTGCTGAGCGCCATCAAGTTCCACTCGATAAGCGGAGAAACCAa CGAAATCCACCGAATCAACGCCTTCTTGTTCGACCTGTTCGAACCCCAATTTTACAACTCCACgttgaaaaaaagcaactcCATAAGGTACaaagaattatatgaacAGTATCATAACATCATGATAAAATCGAGACACATAAAATTGAATGAAGAATTTATCGAGTACCTCCTTCTCGATTCGATTTTCCTCCCAAGTTATGTCAAGCGGAATAGGCTACGGGTTGTGCAGGAAGAAGACAACGAGTACTCGTCGTTCGATTCATATTCAGATGCATCATCGGGAGAGTTAGAGGAAGTCAGTCACTCAGATATGAAAAGTGCACACATGGGTTGTGACACCGGTATGGAAGAAGAGACGGGGTTGAAATGCCACAAGAACGAACTCACTCATGATAACATCCGTGatgaaaaatgcgaaaaacgaaaaagaaggaaccTATTCAAAAGTGAACAGTTTCGAAGCCAACTAGAGGAAATACAACAAGCTATAGAGGCACTCAACGGAAGTGCCTTCCTCCGagttaattacaaaaatatgaggAAGGGATCATTCGTCAATAGCTTCAGCCTAGAGGTTAACACTCTATATGATGCCTTGCTAATGTTAAAAAGCTGCACAGATGTTTACAAAacgttgaagaaaaaggaaacgaacAGAGACAACTACCTCAGTCTCTCAAAATACGTAAATCTCAACCTCTGCTTCCTCTTCGATGTGTACGTTTATTGCAACAGTGTAGTGGCTGTGTCTCAAAAATGTCTCAATTATTACTTCGATTTTTTGTCCAAACCAGACGTAATTGAAGATATCATACACaccataaattttttcttcaaaaaacaCATTAAGGATACCTTCCCCCAGGACCACTACATTTTGCAGTTATATATCCACTccttgaaaaaaacgaacaagaaaaaaattctcctcATAAATGCCAAAAGCTGGCTCTTCAAAAATAAGCATCCTATCTttacaaacaaatttttgaCTAACTATTTGTTCACCGATGGGGTGGATTCCCCTGTAGAGAAGGATACACATCAGGGGTACCCAAATGGTCGGGGCATCTACAAAATGGATGCTTCCTCTTTTGCAGTAGAACCTCTAACGATCCgtaaaaggggaagcggcgaGGTGCACATGGCGACTACCACAAAGGAGCGTTCGCAGCATTTCACGCAGGGAATGGAGAAGTTGGGGGAGGACAACCAAACCGGTACTGCCAAAGAGGAATCCCAGTTTGATATGTTCGTTTGTGATGACGTCCTCTACTACTGCATTACGAAGGATGAGGCGATCTACAAGAAGAACGCCAATTTGTACCCGAAG GACTTAAACTACGTCAAGGAGGGTGAAATCGACATAGATAGTTTGCTGCAGACGAtcaaaatgcaaaatgacgGCGCCCTGTGA
- a CDS encoding HesB-like domain containing protein (putative): CAYHFEKTNIPSKGAYGAHVKGEAANRLDHLVVRISRNKRSDTFEEFEEFEKSVGGRLASHPADSQAELGAKFGTKGGAKSGTKSGAKSGANGRTNSGTKSGTHFAASLGPNDEGAKRGKEYLLNELNEFVSVDRRGEEGGGTVKCSTQSEDPNASGQATPSGHSKQRGPPVGGDHDEEIKLERLLKKRQGIKKDIVTITEKAKEEIKKLVKEYRSKKDEDKNYVLKLFYIIKGCNGLTHSFNFVHRNELHANDELIFEDDCRKNILLAIDSKCILYVINTTLDYYRDDLTERFIFTNPNVTSVCPCGTSFHFNRGGG, translated from the coding sequence TGCGCGtaccattttgagaaaaccAACATTCCCAGCAAAGGGGCATATGGTGCGCATGTAAAAGGGGAGGCAGCCAACCGGTTGGACCACTTGGTTGTGAGGATAAGCCGGAATAAGAGAAGCGACACGTTTGAGGAGTTTGAGGAGTTTGAGAAGTCGGTGGGGGGGAGATTGGCGTCCCATCCGGCGGATAGCCAAGCCGAATTGGGGGCAAAGTTTGGCACAAAAGGTGGCGCAAAAAGTGGCACAAAAAGTGGTGCAAAAAGTGGCGCAAATGGTAGAACAAATAGTGGCACAAAAAGTGGTACACACTTTGCGGCGAGTTTGGGCCCAAATGATGAAGGTGCAAAGCGGGGGAAGGAGTATCTGCTGAACGAATTAAACGAGTTTGTCTCCGTGGATAGGCGGGGAGAGGAAGGTGGCGGTACGGTGAAATGCTCCACCCAGAGTGAAGACCCCAACGCGAGCGGGCAGGCTACCCCGAGTGGGCACTCCAAGCAGCGTGGCCCCCCCGTGGGCGGCGATCacgatgaagaaataaagCTGGAAAGGCTATTAAAGAAGAGacaaggaataaaaaaagacatcGTAACGATAACggaaaaggcaaaggaagaaattaaaaagttagTGAAAGAATATCGTAGCAAGAAAGATGAggacaaaaattatgttttaaaattattttacataatcAAGGGATGCAATGGATTGACTCACTCATTCAATTTCGTCCACAGGAATGAGCTCCATGCGAATGACGAACTCATTTTCGAAGACGACTGTAGAAAGAACATCCTCCTAGCGATTGATAGCAAGTGTATCCTGTACGTCATTAACACGACGCTTGATTATTACCGGGACGACCTGACGGAGCGGTTTATCTTCACGAACCCGAACGTCACGTCCGTGTGTCCCTGCGGCACGAGCTTCCACTTTAATCGCGGCGGGGGCTGA